A window of the Schistocerca nitens isolate TAMUIC-IGC-003100 chromosome 5, iqSchNite1.1, whole genome shotgun sequence genome harbors these coding sequences:
- the LOC126260562 gene encoding facilitated trehalose transporter Tret1-like: protein MFPKNVSQPRGSKGRGGATLAFLTSGLFIGFSSPMIPRLQQNTSHIVISADEGSWMASVGMITTVPPSLVSAWLVDVVGRRPIVLSCALPFLGSALWLRFASSFWELLTAVIIANLAIGFIMPVIPLYLVEIAEDRVRGMLITLFTLMGGTGSFLMMIVGSYLPYFAVTEFIMPWPVVFVAIFWWMPESPYFLVAKHRTEAAKTAVMRLRGKNSEKDVSAELDAIQKAVDDRSKNEISVADAFRALRRDPGARRAVAECICQKTRAIG, encoded by the exons ATGTTCCCTAAGAACGTTAGTCAACCACGTGGGAGCAAAGgacgaggaggag CTACGCTGGCGTTCCTGACCAGCGGGCTGTTCATCGGCTTCAGCTCGCCGATGATCCCGCGGCTGCAGCAGAACACGTCGCACATCGTCATCTCGGCGGACGAGGGCTCGTGGATGGCGTCGGTGGGCATGATCACCACCGTCCCGCCCTCGCTGGTGTCCGCCTGGCTGGTCGACGTGGTCGGCCGGCGGCCCATCGTGCTCAGCTGCGCGCTGCCCTTCCTGGGCTCCGCACTCTGGCTGCGCTTCGCCTCCTCCTTCTGGGAGCTGCTCACCGCCGTCATCATCGCCAACCTCGCCATTGGCTTCATCATGCCG GTGATTCCGTTGTACTTAGTGGAGATAGCGGAGGACCGCGTCAGAGGAATGCTGATCACGCTCTTCACACTGATGGGCGGGACAGGCTCGTTCCTGATGATGATCGTGGGTTCCTACCTGCCTTACTTCGCGGTGACCGAGTTCATCATGCCGTGGCCCGTCGTATTCGTGGCGATATTCTGGTGGATGCCGGAGAGCCCTTACTTCCTTGTTGCCAAGCACCGGACAGAGGCGGCCAAGACGGCGGTGATGAGGCTGCGCGGGAAGAACTCGGAGAAGGACGTGAGCGCCGAGCTGGACGCCATCCAGAAGGCCGTCGACGACCGCAGCAAGAACGAGATCAGCGTCGCCGACGCCTTCCGAGCCCTGCGCAGAGACCCCGGGGCGCGCCGTGCTGTGGCG gagtgtatttgtcaaaaAACTAGAGCCATTGGATGA